A part of Capsicum annuum cultivar UCD-10X-F1 chromosome 6, UCD10Xv1.1, whole genome shotgun sequence genomic DNA contains:
- the LOC107874921 gene encoding putative F-box protein At3g47150 has translation MCFTYKVSFFLYINKRFGNIRFPVFCDLHTIYSFLLDPSVQYFLIDHPLILLMSIQGNNSSRMTSNTQIYSPEETLTDILARLPVKSLLRFKRVCKRWCDLIKSVRFIRKHCDSPGNRTRPVVCKFGVDYNHEPEPLRAFNFYVLPEKIFAGIVPTHHRLYRCEGVTDFRCIYGPVDGLFVLENGHYLDNVRFCWWNPATKECRLMPKFNFELDLFFEDHSRTAGMGLDLVNNDYKFLWIRVFYNDEKREVYPKTYVALYSLNNDSWKVLDEPDLAYDCELCVT, from the exons ATGTGCTTCACATACaaagttagtttttttttatatataaataagagGTTCGGGAACATTCGTTTCCCTGTCTTTTGTGATCTACATACTATTTACTCTTTCTTATTGGATCCTTCTGTTCAATACTTCTTGATTGACCATCCACTAATTCTTCTTATGAGCATACAAG GAAATAATTCGAGCAGAATGACAAGTAATACACAGATTTATTCGCCAGAAGAAACTTTAACTGATATTTTAGCGAGGTTACCTGTGAAATCACTTTTGCGATTCAAACGTGTATGTAAAAGATGGTGTGATCTAATCAAAAGTGTGCGTTTTATCAGAAAGCACTGTGATAGCCCAGGCAATCGTACCCGTCCAGTGGTTTGCAAGTTCGGTGTTGACTACAACCATGAGCCTGAGCCTCTAAGGGCTTTTAATTTCTACGTGCTCCCTGAGAAAATATTCGCGGGCATTGTCCCTACTCATCACAGGCTTTATCGTTGCGAAGGAGTTACGGATTTCAGATGTATTTATGGTCCGGTTGATGGCCTATTCGTATTAGAGAATGGGCATTATTTAGACAATGTTCGGTTTTGTTGGTGGAATCCTGCAACTAAAGAGTGTAGGCTTATGCCCAAGTTTAATTTCGAGCTTGACCTGTTTTTTGAAGATCACAGCCGGACAGCTGGGATGGGATTAGACCTGGTCAATAACGACTATAAATTTTTATGGATTCGAGTATTTTACAATGATGAGAAAAGAGAGGTTTATCCTAAGACGTATGTTGCTCTTTATTCGTTGAACAATGACTCTTGGAAGGTTTTAGATGAGCCTGATTTAGCTTATGACTGTGAATTATGTGTCACTTAA